A portion of the Leifsonia sp. EB41 genome contains these proteins:
- the cls gene encoding cardiolipin synthase — MDAGFLTTTIVVLALLLDFVIRVIAIIVVPRNRKPTSATAWLLAIFLIPYIGVLFFLLIGSYKLPKKRREKQEEINSFILDSTEGMERVRRDHPWPTWLESVVELNRNLGAMPLVGGNRAGLNGHYDDSLAAMTAAIADAKRYVHVEFYILTLDKTTAPFFEAMEAAVARGVVVRVLLDHIASVRTPDYKATIKRLTAMGAKWHLMLPVQPFKGKYQRPDLRNHRKLLIVDGRVAFMGSQNVIDRSYNKKSNIKRGLKWKELIVRLEGPIVAGLNAIFITDWYSETDELLRRETEPITDEDARNANDPEELDAQVVPSGPGFAGENNLRLFLALLYYAQERIVITSPYFVPDEAMLTAITTATQRGIAVDLFVSEIGDQALVYHAQRSYYEALLRAGVRIWMYKAPYILHAKHFTIDDDVAVIGSSNMDMRSFLLNMEVSLMVRGRSFVQQMREVEDGYRRDSRELTLDEWMKQPLRSTVLDNLARLTSALQ, encoded by the coding sequence ATGGACGCGGGTTTCCTGACCACGACGATCGTCGTCCTCGCGCTGCTCCTCGACTTCGTCATCCGCGTCATCGCGATCATCGTGGTCCCGCGCAACCGCAAGCCCACCTCCGCGACCGCGTGGCTGCTGGCCATCTTCCTCATCCCGTACATCGGCGTGCTGTTCTTCCTGCTGATCGGCAGCTACAAGCTCCCGAAGAAGCGCCGCGAGAAGCAGGAGGAGATCAACAGCTTCATCCTCGACAGCACCGAGGGCATGGAGCGTGTGCGCCGCGACCACCCGTGGCCGACCTGGCTGGAGTCCGTGGTCGAGCTCAACCGCAACCTCGGCGCCATGCCGCTGGTCGGCGGTAACCGGGCAGGCCTCAACGGTCACTACGACGACTCGCTGGCCGCGATGACCGCCGCGATCGCCGACGCGAAGCGGTACGTGCACGTCGAGTTCTACATCCTGACGCTCGACAAGACGACCGCGCCGTTCTTCGAGGCGATGGAGGCCGCGGTCGCCCGCGGCGTCGTCGTGCGGGTGCTGCTCGACCACATCGCGTCGGTGCGCACGCCCGACTACAAGGCCACGATCAAGCGCCTGACCGCGATGGGCGCGAAGTGGCACCTGATGCTTCCGGTGCAGCCGTTCAAGGGCAAGTACCAGCGCCCGGACCTCCGCAACCACCGCAAGCTGCTCATCGTGGACGGCCGGGTGGCGTTCATGGGTTCGCAGAACGTCATCGACCGCAGCTACAACAAGAAGTCGAACATCAAGCGCGGCCTCAAGTGGAAAGAGCTCATCGTCCGGCTGGAGGGCCCGATCGTCGCGGGTCTGAACGCGATCTTCATCACCGACTGGTACAGCGAGACCGACGAGCTGCTCCGCCGCGAGACGGAGCCGATCACCGACGAGGACGCCCGCAACGCCAACGACCCGGAGGAGCTCGACGCCCAGGTGGTGCCGTCCGGACCCGGGTTCGCCGGCGAGAACAACCTCCGGCTCTTCCTCGCGCTGCTGTACTACGCGCAGGAGCGCATCGTCATCACCTCCCCGTACTTCGTGCCGGACGAGGCCATGCTCACCGCCATCACGACCGCCACCCAGCGCGGAATCGCCGTCGACCTGTTCGTCTCCGAGATCGGCGACCAGGCGCTGGTCTACCACGCACAGCGCTCGTACTACGAGGCGCTGTTGCGCGCCGGGGTGCGGATCTGGATGTACAAGGCGCCGTACATCCTGCACGCCAAGCACTTCACGATCGACGACGATGTCGCCGTCATCGGGTCGAGCAACATGGACATGCGTTCCTTCCTGCTGAACATGGAGGTCTCGCTGATGGTCCGCGGACGCTCGTTCGTCCAGCAGATGCGCGAAGTGGAGGACGGCTACCGCCGCGACAGCCGCGAGCTGACGCTGGACGAGTGGATGAAGCAGCCCCTCCGCTCCACGGTGCTCGACAACCTCGCCCGCCTCACGTCCGCCCTGCAGTAG
- a CDS encoding cytochrome c oxidase assembly protein → MLIAAAALYLGGVLSLRRRGHRWPARLTWMYLLLGLGSYAVISFGFLGAESQVLRWAFTTRIALLLFVVPALVSLGRPIALARVALGSTGQGRTDRFLQSRPVRLFGNAIFATVFACAAFMIFLTPVAAVLRDNPWSEWTISILVPLAGLLMVLPIAAHSVIHTSFFITVEFLLAFVALLLDAIPGLLLRLNDAVLDHAPAIVGPLPLWFPSALHDQHLSGDFLWFIAEIADVPILVILFIRWMRLDRREGKKLDELSDEEMEALTQAHLHQRG, encoded by the coding sequence ATGCTCATCGCCGCGGCGGCCCTCTACCTCGGCGGCGTGCTGTCGCTGCGGCGCCGCGGTCACCGCTGGCCGGCGCGGCTGACGTGGATGTACCTGCTGCTCGGGCTCGGCTCGTACGCGGTCATCTCGTTCGGGTTCCTCGGGGCCGAGAGCCAGGTGCTGCGCTGGGCCTTCACGACACGGATCGCGCTGCTGCTGTTCGTCGTCCCGGCGCTCGTGAGCCTCGGGAGGCCGATCGCGCTCGCGCGGGTCGCGCTGGGCAGCACGGGTCAGGGGCGCACCGACCGGTTCCTGCAGTCACGCCCGGTGCGGCTATTCGGCAACGCCATTTTCGCGACAGTGTTCGCGTGCGCGGCGTTCATGATCTTCCTGACGCCGGTCGCGGCGGTCCTCCGCGACAACCCCTGGTCGGAGTGGACCATCTCCATACTGGTGCCCCTCGCGGGCCTGCTGATGGTGCTGCCGATCGCGGCCCACTCGGTGATCCACACCAGCTTCTTCATCACGGTGGAGTTCCTGCTGGCCTTCGTCGCGCTGCTGCTCGACGCCATCCCCGGCCTGCTGCTGCGGCTCAACGACGCCGTGCTCGACCACGCTCCGGCGATCGTCGGCCCGTTGCCGTTGTGGTTCCCGAGCGCCCTGCACGACCAGCATCTGTCCGGCGACTTCCTGTGGTTCATCGCCGAGATCGCGGACGTCCCGATCCTGGTCATCCTCTTCATCCGGTGGATGCGCCTCGACCGCCGCGAGGGCAAGAAGCTGGACGAGCTCAGCGACGAGGAGATGGAGGCGCTCACGCAAGCGCACCTCCACCAGCGCGGCTGA
- the lysS gene encoding lysine--tRNA ligase, producing the protein MTEAPATDLNADGDLTADEISEQKAVRLAKRERLIAEAGDAGGGAYPVQVPVTTTIPEVRAAWGHLEADQTSGETVGLAGRVVHQRNTGKLCFAVLQSGDGSRLQAMVSLAEVGEESLARWKELVDLGDHVFVSGEVISSRRGELSIMVRGWEIASKAILPLPNLHNELNEETRVRSRYLDLIAREQARRNVLDRAAAVASLRSTFAGQGFVEVETPMLQVMHGGASARPFVTHSNAFDTELFLRIAPELYLKRAVVGGIDRVFEINRNFRNEGADSTHSPEFAMLEAYQAYGDYNSIADLTQQLIQDAAVAVSGSHVVTWADGTAYDLGGQWDRIRMYDSLSEAIGEEITPQTPMSRLRELAADAEIEVPHPLPGKYVEELWEHHVKSGLVRPTFVMDFPVDTSPLVRAHRSRDGVVEKWDLYTRGFELATGYSELIDPVVQRERFVEQARLAAAGDDEAMRLDEEFLRALEFGMPPTGGMGMGIDRLLMALTGLGIRETILFPLVK; encoded by the coding sequence ATGACCGAAGCGCCTGCCACCGACCTCAACGCCGACGGCGACCTCACCGCCGACGAGATCAGCGAGCAGAAGGCCGTCCGCCTGGCCAAGCGCGAGCGCCTCATCGCCGAGGCCGGCGACGCGGGCGGCGGCGCCTACCCGGTGCAGGTCCCCGTGACGACCACCATTCCCGAGGTGCGCGCCGCCTGGGGCCACCTGGAGGCCGACCAGACCTCCGGCGAGACCGTCGGCCTCGCCGGCCGCGTCGTGCACCAGCGCAACACCGGCAAGCTCTGCTTCGCCGTGCTCCAGTCAGGCGACGGCTCGCGCCTCCAGGCCATGGTCTCGCTCGCCGAAGTGGGCGAGGAGTCGCTGGCGCGCTGGAAGGAGCTGGTCGACCTCGGCGACCACGTCTTCGTCTCGGGCGAGGTCATCTCCAGCCGCCGCGGCGAGCTGTCGATCATGGTCCGCGGCTGGGAGATCGCGTCCAAGGCGATCCTGCCGCTGCCGAACCTCCACAACGAGCTCAACGAGGAGACGCGCGTCCGCAGCCGCTACCTCGACCTGATCGCGCGCGAGCAGGCCCGCCGCAACGTCCTCGACCGGGCCGCGGCCGTCGCCAGCCTCCGGAGCACGTTCGCGGGCCAGGGCTTCGTGGAGGTCGAGACGCCGATGCTGCAGGTGATGCACGGCGGCGCCTCCGCCCGCCCGTTCGTCACGCACTCCAACGCGTTCGACACCGAGCTCTTCCTGCGCATCGCGCCGGAGCTGTACCTGAAGCGCGCCGTCGTCGGCGGCATCGACCGGGTGTTCGAGATCAACCGCAACTTCCGCAACGAGGGCGCTGACTCCACGCACTCCCCCGAGTTCGCGATGCTGGAGGCCTATCAGGCGTACGGCGACTACAACTCGATCGCCGACCTGACCCAGCAGCTCATCCAGGACGCGGCGGTCGCCGTCTCCGGCTCGCACGTGGTCACCTGGGCGGACGGCACCGCGTACGACCTCGGCGGCCAGTGGGACCGCATCCGGATGTACGACAGCCTCTCGGAGGCCATCGGCGAGGAGATCACGCCGCAGACCCCGATGTCGCGGCTGCGTGAGCTCGCCGCCGACGCTGAGATCGAGGTGCCGCACCCGCTGCCCGGCAAGTACGTCGAGGAGCTGTGGGAGCACCACGTGAAGTCGGGACTCGTGCGCCCGACGTTCGTCATGGACTTCCCGGTCGACACCAGCCCGCTCGTGCGCGCGCACCGCTCGCGGGACGGCGTGGTGGAGAAGTGGGATCTCTACACTCGCGGCTTCGAGCTGGCGACGGGCTACTCCGAGCTGATCGACCCGGTCGTGCAGCGTGAGCGCTTCGTGGAGCAGGCGCGCCTGGCGGCCGCCGGCGACGACGAGGCGATGCGCCTCGATGAGGAGTTCCTGCGCGCCCTCGAGTTCGGCATGCCTCCCACCGGCGGCATGGGCATGGGCATCGACCGCCTCCTCATGGCGCTCACCGGCCTCGGCATCCGCGAGACCATCCTCTTCCCCCTCGTGAAGTAG
- the panC gene encoding pantoate--beta-alanine ligase, which translates to MPDVVTTIAELRERVAHARRAAALDGPADAPAGRVVLVPTMGALHRGHLSLVSRARDLGGLVVVSIFVNPLQFGPNEDLDRYPRTLDADVAALDGLADLVFAPTAAEMYPDGPSSTRVSAGEVGRLFEGASRPGHFDGMLTVVAKLLNIVQPDVAVFGQKDAQQVHLVGRMVDDLDLPVTIAVVDTVREEDGLALSSRNRYLDDDQRRAAITLSQALAAGTSAASGGAAAALEAATARVEAEPVVKLDYLAIVDQDTFLEAGADLHGPALLLIAARVGSTRLIDNARITLG; encoded by the coding sequence ATGCCCGACGTCGTGACCACCATCGCCGAGCTGCGCGAGCGGGTGGCGCACGCCAGGCGGGCGGCCGCGCTGGACGGTCCCGCCGACGCGCCCGCGGGCCGGGTCGTGCTGGTCCCGACGATGGGCGCCCTCCATCGCGGCCATTTGAGCCTGGTGAGCCGGGCCCGCGACCTCGGCGGTCTCGTGGTCGTCTCGATCTTCGTCAACCCTCTGCAGTTCGGCCCGAACGAGGACCTGGACCGCTACCCGCGCACCCTCGACGCCGACGTCGCCGCGCTCGACGGCCTCGCCGACCTGGTCTTCGCTCCGACCGCCGCCGAGATGTATCCGGACGGGCCGTCCTCCACCCGGGTCTCCGCGGGCGAGGTCGGCCGGCTGTTCGAGGGCGCCTCGCGCCCCGGCCACTTCGACGGGATGCTGACCGTCGTCGCCAAGCTGCTCAACATCGTCCAGCCCGACGTCGCCGTGTTCGGCCAGAAGGACGCCCAGCAGGTGCACCTGGTCGGCCGCATGGTCGACGACCTCGACCTCCCCGTCACCATCGCGGTGGTCGACACCGTGCGCGAGGAGGACGGCCTCGCGCTCTCCAGCCGCAACCGCTACCTGGACGACGACCAGCGAAGGGCCGCCATCACACTGTCGCAGGCGCTCGCCGCCGGCACGTCAGCGGCGTCCGGGGGAGCGGCCGCCGCACTCGAAGCCGCGACCGCGCGCGTGGAGGCCGAGCCGGTCGTTAAACTGGACTATCTCGCGATCGTCGATCAGGACACGTTCCTCGAAGCGGGTGCGGACCTCCACGGTCCTGCGCTGCTGCTGATCGCCGCCCGCGTCGGCTCCACCCGCCTGATCGACAACGCGCGCATCACGCTCGGCTGA
- a CDS encoding Rossmann-like and DUF2520 domain-containing protein, giving the protein MNDSTRRSGRLGLGIVGAGRVGPVLGAALAGAGHAIVGISAVSSESRERAQAMLPQAPILDVPTLVERSELVILAVPDRELPGLVSGLAATGTWQPGQLVLHTAPGYGVEVLRPAAEAGAIPLAVHPAFEFTGTSLDLARLAESWFAVTAPTPVLPIAQALVVEMGGEPVVIAEADRPAYAEAIATATAFSRSIVEQSTGILAGIGVENPGSFLSSLLRSAVDNALTRAGAPTALDVGDVLEALGAADDGPGEGDPGDDGRGWYLRGE; this is encoded by the coding sequence ATGAACGACAGCACCCGGCGGTCCGGCCGTCTCGGCCTCGGCATCGTCGGCGCCGGACGCGTCGGGCCCGTGCTCGGCGCCGCGCTCGCCGGAGCGGGCCACGCGATCGTCGGAATCTCCGCGGTGTCCTCCGAGAGCCGCGAGCGCGCCCAGGCGATGCTGCCCCAGGCGCCGATCCTGGACGTCCCGACACTTGTCGAGCGCAGTGAGCTCGTCATCCTCGCCGTCCCCGACCGCGAGCTTCCCGGCCTCGTCTCCGGCCTCGCCGCGACCGGCACCTGGCAGCCGGGCCAGCTCGTGCTGCACACGGCGCCGGGCTACGGCGTCGAGGTGCTGCGACCGGCCGCGGAGGCCGGCGCCATCCCGCTCGCGGTGCACCCTGCGTTCGAGTTCACGGGCACTAGCCTCGACCTCGCCCGGCTGGCGGAGAGCTGGTTCGCCGTCACCGCGCCCACTCCGGTGCTCCCGATCGCGCAGGCCCTGGTGGTCGAGATGGGCGGCGAGCCGGTCGTCATCGCGGAGGCCGATCGCCCGGCCTACGCCGAGGCCATCGCGACGGCGACCGCGTTCTCGCGCTCGATCGTCGAGCAGTCCACCGGCATCCTCGCGGGGATCGGCGTCGAGAACCCCGGATCGTTCCTCAGCTCGCTGCTGCGCTCGGCCGTCGACAACGCCTTGACCCGCGCCGGAGCGCCGACCGCTCTCGACGTCGGCGACGTGCTGGAGGCGCTCGGCGCCGCGGACGACGGCCCGGGCGAAGGCGACCCAGGCGACGACGGTCGCGGCTGGTACCTCCGCGGCGAGTAG
- a CDS encoding PH domain-containing protein encodes MTIPEPGGVPQGGATGGPLPGGPLNPAERAAERFTDGEWHRLHPATPLLRGGIVFIAVLGFVLSNLRERLVSFFVGAPDVGGDPIDAIVNHGWEGWALLGVAVVLFGCLAAFYVSWRMHSFRITGDAVEVRSGILFRTQRKARLDRIQGINVQRPLLARIFGAAKLEISVAGHDANVTLAYLGSVLADGLRSDVLRLASGVREAEAAAPAPGVAVASSRAAQVGDFVSRRIDDFLAPELDPNAAPPESVVKIPPVRLAGSLVLSGFTVFVVAVIVLLVIGSAGGAPWLLIVVLPGLLGSASFYINRFTKSLRYSIAGTPDGVRMGFGLLTTSNETLPPGRIHAVEVLQPLLWRPFGWWQIRIDTAGHTREKGAAGQPNTTMLPVGDQADVAKVLSLVLPAFTDEHSAAILEGMTSRGHDAFTGSPRRAIWLRPFSWQRTGFRMVDGAVLLRRGFVWRSLAVVPLARLQSLELQQGPLDRLLGLAEARFHTVSGPVHPRLGAMDAATGEQLFESVAVRAVAAAAADRTHRWRHTAGFVPNVDSGAAKSDIRHESDSTPGEDA; translated from the coding sequence GTGACCATTCCGGAGCCCGGGGGCGTGCCGCAGGGCGGAGCGACGGGTGGACCACTGCCCGGCGGGCCGCTGAACCCCGCCGAGCGCGCCGCCGAGCGCTTCACCGACGGCGAGTGGCACCGGCTCCACCCCGCGACGCCGCTGCTGCGCGGCGGCATCGTGTTCATCGCGGTCCTGGGTTTCGTGCTGTCCAACCTCCGCGAACGGCTGGTGAGCTTCTTCGTCGGAGCGCCCGACGTCGGTGGCGACCCGATCGACGCGATCGTCAACCACGGCTGGGAGGGGTGGGCGCTGCTCGGCGTCGCGGTCGTGCTGTTCGGCTGCCTCGCCGCGTTTTACGTATCGTGGCGGATGCACAGCTTCCGGATCACCGGCGACGCGGTGGAGGTGCGCAGCGGCATCCTGTTCCGTACCCAGCGCAAGGCCAGGCTCGACCGCATCCAGGGCATCAACGTGCAGCGGCCGCTGCTCGCGCGCATCTTCGGGGCGGCGAAGCTCGAGATCTCCGTGGCAGGACACGACGCGAACGTGACCCTGGCGTACCTCGGCTCGGTGCTCGCGGACGGGCTGCGGTCGGACGTGCTGCGGCTTGCGTCGGGTGTCCGGGAGGCGGAGGCCGCCGCCCCGGCTCCCGGCGTCGCGGTCGCGTCCTCCCGCGCCGCCCAGGTCGGCGACTTCGTCAGCCGGCGCATCGACGACTTCCTCGCGCCGGAGCTCGACCCGAACGCGGCGCCGCCGGAGTCGGTCGTGAAGATCCCGCCCGTCCGCCTCGCCGGTTCGCTCGTGCTCAGCGGGTTCACCGTGTTCGTGGTCGCCGTGATCGTCCTGCTGGTGATCGGCTCGGCGGGCGGCGCGCCCTGGCTGCTGATCGTCGTCCTCCCGGGCCTGCTCGGCTCGGCGAGCTTCTACATCAACCGGTTCACCAAGTCGCTCCGGTACTCGATCGCGGGCACGCCCGACGGCGTCCGGATGGGCTTCGGCCTGCTCACGACGAGCAACGAGACGCTGCCGCCAGGCCGCATCCACGCGGTCGAGGTGCTGCAACCGCTGCTCTGGCGGCCGTTCGGCTGGTGGCAGATCCGGATCGACACGGCCGGCCACACGCGCGAAAAGGGCGCGGCGGGCCAGCCGAACACGACCATGCTGCCGGTCGGCGACCAGGCCGACGTGGCGAAGGTGCTGTCGCTGGTTCTCCCGGCGTTCACCGACGAGCACAGCGCCGCGATCCTGGAGGGCATGACCTCCCGCGGCCACGACGCGTTCACCGGCAGCCCGCGGCGCGCGATCTGGCTGCGGCCGTTCTCGTGGCAGCGCACGGGCTTCCGGATGGTGGACGGGGCCGTGCTGCTGCGCCGCGGCTTCGTCTGGCGGAGCCTCGCGGTGGTGCCGCTGGCCCGGCTGCAGAGCCTGGAGTTGCAGCAGGGCCCGCTCGATCGGCTGCTGGGGCTGGCGGAGGCACGCTTCCACACCGTGTCCGGCCCCGTGCATCCCCGGCTCGGCGCGATGGACGCGGCGACCGGCGAGCAGCTCTTCGAGAGCGTGGCGGTGCGCGCCGTGGCCGCCGCGGCTGCCGACCGCACCCACCGTTGGAGACACACCGCGGGATTCGTGCCGAATGTCGACTCCGGCGCCGCGAAAAGCGACATTCGGCACGAATCCGACAGCACCCCAGGGGAGGACGCATGA
- a CDS encoding PH domain-containing protein, whose amino-acid sequence MPARIDLTVGEWNRVSPKYVVVVVVSTLLSGIVLSAGTVFLWLVAGWSWAWTLLVVVVVATLIGLFIANRRTRSIGYILRADDLLFRRGIMFQRFVSVPYGRMQLIDITRGPVGRMLGLADLKFVTAAASTNVVVPGLPEPQAAELRDRLVELAESRRAGL is encoded by the coding sequence GTGCCCGCTCGCATTGACCTCACTGTCGGGGAGTGGAACCGCGTCTCGCCGAAGTACGTGGTCGTGGTCGTCGTCAGCACCCTCCTCAGCGGGATCGTCCTGAGCGCAGGGACGGTGTTCCTCTGGCTGGTCGCCGGGTGGTCGTGGGCGTGGACGCTGCTGGTGGTCGTCGTGGTCGCGACGCTGATCGGGTTGTTCATCGCGAACCGGCGCACCCGGTCGATCGGGTACATCCTGCGCGCCGACGACCTGCTCTTCCGGCGCGGGATCATGTTCCAGCGCTTCGTGTCGGTGCCGTACGGGCGCATGCAGCTCATCGACATCACGCGCGGGCCGGTCGGGCGGATGCTCGGGCTGGCCGACCTGAAGTTCGTGACAGCGGCGGCGTCGACCAATGTCGTGGTCCCCGGGCTCCCGGAGCCGCAGGCCGCGGAGCTGCGGGACCGGCTGGTGGAGCTGGCGGAGAGCCGCCGGGCAGGGCTGTGA
- a CDS encoding DUF3180 domain-containing protein — protein MNRTRPTSLIGLGVLGLVVGFLGELAASGTGIAVFIPPLTLPITLVAVAIIVVAFAIPIRRSVRGRSSRRIDPFQATRIVVLAKACSLSGALLTGAGAGILIYILTRDVLPASNAVLLTSLGTAGAVILLVAGLVAEFFCTLPPDDKDDDPEAARARSH, from the coding sequence ATGAACCGCACGCGTCCCACCTCCCTGATCGGCCTCGGGGTCCTCGGACTGGTCGTGGGCTTCCTCGGGGAGCTCGCAGCGTCGGGCACCGGCATCGCCGTGTTCATCCCGCCGCTGACGCTGCCGATCACGCTCGTCGCGGTCGCGATCATCGTGGTGGCGTTCGCCATCCCGATCCGCCGGTCCGTGCGCGGCCGCAGCTCGCGCCGCATCGACCCGTTCCAGGCGACGCGGATCGTGGTCCTCGCCAAGGCGTGCAGCCTGAGCGGCGCGCTGCTGACCGGTGCGGGCGCCGGCATCCTGATCTACATCCTCACCCGGGACGTGCTGCCCGCCTCGAACGCGGTGCTGCTGACCTCGCTCGGCACGGCGGGCGCCGTCATCCTGCTCGTCGCGGGCCTGGTCGCCGAGTTCTTCTGCACCCTCCCGCCCGACGACAAGGACGACGACCCGGAGGCCGCTCGTGCCCGCTCGCATTGA
- the folK gene encoding 2-amino-4-hydroxy-6-hydroxymethyldihydropteridine diphosphokinase translates to MTPPNRIGRPERLRVGVPAVLAFGSNLGDRVATIREALRLLADDPGLHVTAVSRLYETPALKPEGIDEEAPAYLNAVALITTILDPLALLAAVNRVEDALGRVREERWGDRTLDIDIVDYQGIVADDDPRIVLPHPRAHERAFVLVPWLEVDPDAVLPGYGPVAELASRATDPVTLYEAGDA, encoded by the coding sequence ATGACGCCGCCGAACCGCATCGGGCGACCGGAGCGCTTGCGCGTCGGCGTCCCGGCCGTGCTCGCCTTCGGCAGCAACCTGGGCGACCGCGTCGCCACCATCCGCGAGGCGCTCCGGCTGCTCGCGGACGACCCCGGCCTCCACGTCACGGCCGTGTCCCGACTCTACGAGACGCCCGCGCTCAAGCCGGAGGGCATCGACGAGGAGGCGCCCGCCTACCTCAATGCCGTCGCGCTGATCACCACCATCCTCGACCCGCTGGCGCTGCTGGCCGCGGTCAACCGCGTGGAGGACGCCCTCGGCCGCGTGCGCGAGGAGCGCTGGGGCGACCGCACCCTCGACATCGACATCGTCGACTACCAGGGGATCGTCGCCGACGACGATCCGCGCATCGTCCTCCCGCACCCCCGCGCGCACGAGCGCGCCTTCGTACTGGTGCCGTGGCTGGAGGTGGACCCGGATGCCGTGCTGCCGGGCTACGGACCGGTGGCCGAGCTGGCGTCCCGGGCGACCGATCCCGTCACGTTGTACGAGGCGGGCGACGCATGA
- the folB gene encoding dihydroneopterin aldolase, protein MTDSAAVSVSRTPTDAIVLTGLRVRANHGVFDFERANGQDFVVDVTAHLDLSPSAASDDLARTVHYGELANEIADAVRRDPVDLIETVAERVAGVVLAHEPVHSVEVTVHKPDAPIEVPFGDVAVRILRGRP, encoded by the coding sequence ATGACTGATTCCGCTGCCGTGTCCGTCTCGCGCACGCCGACGGACGCGATCGTACTGACCGGGCTGCGCGTGCGGGCGAACCACGGGGTGTTCGACTTCGAGCGCGCGAACGGCCAGGATTTCGTCGTGGACGTGACGGCGCACCTCGACCTGTCGCCGTCCGCGGCCTCCGACGACCTCGCCCGCACCGTGCATTACGGCGAGCTGGCGAACGAGATCGCCGATGCCGTGCGCCGTGACCCCGTCGACCTCATCGAGACGGTCGCGGAGCGCGTGGCCGGGGTGGTCCTCGCACACGAACCGGTGCACTCGGTGGAGGTCACGGTGCACAAGCCGGACGCCCCGATCGAGGTGCCGTTCGGCGATGTCGCCGTCCGCATCCTGCGGGGCCGGCCATGA
- the folP gene encoding dihydropteroate synthase: MTLIMGVLNVTPDSFSDGGLWLEPEAAIAHALELVAQGADLIDVGGESTRPGALRVDPAEERARVVPVIRTLAEHGVTVSIDTLNASTARAAADAGAAIINDVSGGLADAGMPDAVLDTGLQYVVMHWRGRLDAADSRAVYSHTVAEVRSELSARVTTLLEHGIDPAKLVLDPGLGFSKNAQHNWQVLAGLHEFETLGYPVLIGASRKRFLGTLLGEGATVEDRDAPTAVISALAAQAGVWAVRVHDVASTRMALDVVQAWQAGRDD; the protein is encoded by the coding sequence GTGACGCTCATCATGGGCGTCCTCAACGTGACGCCCGACTCCTTCAGCGACGGCGGGCTGTGGCTGGAGCCGGAGGCCGCGATCGCGCACGCGCTCGAGCTCGTCGCGCAGGGGGCCGACCTGATCGACGTCGGCGGCGAGTCCACCCGGCCGGGCGCGCTGCGCGTCGACCCGGCGGAGGAGCGCGCCCGCGTCGTCCCCGTCATCCGCACGCTCGCCGAGCACGGCGTCACGGTCAGCATCGACACGCTCAACGCCTCCACCGCGCGCGCTGCCGCCGACGCGGGCGCCGCGATCATCAACGATGTCTCCGGAGGCTTGGCCGACGCCGGGATGCCGGACGCCGTGCTCGACACCGGACTCCAGTACGTCGTCATGCACTGGCGCGGCCGGCTCGACGCGGCCGACTCGCGCGCCGTCTACAGTCACACCGTGGCAGAGGTGCGCTCGGAGCTGTCCGCCCGCGTCACCACCCTCCTCGAGCACGGCATCGACCCCGCCAAGCTCGTGCTGGACCCTGGCCTCGGCTTCTCGAAGAACGCGCAGCACAACTGGCAGGTGCTCGCCGGCCTCCACGAGTTCGAGACCCTCGGCTACCCGGTGCTCATCGGGGCGTCGCGCAAACGGTTCCTCGGCACGCTGCTCGGCGAGGGCGCCACGGTCGAGGACCGGGACGCGCCGACCGCGGTCATCTCCGCGCTCGCCGCGCAGGCCGGCGTCTGGGCCGTGCGCGTGCACGACGTGGCGTCGACACGGATGGCCCTGGATGTCGTGCAGGCGTGGCAAGCTGGACGCGATGACTGA
- the folE gene encoding GTP cyclohydrolase I FolE, with protein MTGFDRARIEAAVAEILAAIGEDPSRPGLADTPSRVADAYAEFFSGVGVDARQQLGEPVPLEDAAAETVILRDIAFRSVCEHHLLPFLGVAHVAYLPGDAVIGLGRIPRVIETLSSRPQLQERLTEQIADTIEEGAAARGVLVVLDASHECVTTRGARQTRATTVTMAARGAFAEPASRAELIALIGGPRDEASE; from the coding sequence ATGACCGGATTCGATCGCGCACGCATCGAGGCGGCCGTCGCCGAGATCCTCGCCGCCATCGGCGAGGATCCGTCGCGTCCGGGCCTGGCCGACACCCCGTCGCGCGTCGCCGACGCCTACGCCGAGTTCTTCTCCGGCGTGGGCGTCGACGCGCGTCAGCAGCTCGGTGAGCCGGTGCCGCTGGAGGACGCCGCCGCCGAGACCGTGATCCTGCGTGACATCGCATTCCGGTCGGTGTGCGAACACCACCTGCTGCCGTTCCTCGGTGTCGCGCACGTGGCCTACCTGCCCGGGGACGCAGTGATCGGCCTCGGCCGCATCCCGCGCGTGATCGAGACGCTCTCGTCGCGCCCGCAGCTCCAGGAGCGCCTCACCGAGCAGATCGCGGACACGATCGAGGAGGGTGCTGCGGCCCGCGGCGTGCTCGTGGTGCTGGACGCCTCCCACGAGTGCGTGACCACCCGCGGCGCGCGGCAGACCCGCGCCACCACCGTGACGATGGCTGCGCGCGGCGCCTTCGCCGAGCCCGCCTCCCGCGCCGAACTCATCGCCCTCATCGGCGGACCGCGCGACGAGGCGTCCGAGTGA